TTGAAACGGGTCAGGCAGGCTGTGAGGGCCGTGAAATAGTCATCGACCGGCAGCTTGAGCATGCGGTAGGCGCGACGCAATAGACGACCTATGTGACCCGCGCCCGCTATAGCAGGCTTGGCGTGTGCGGTGATAGTCTTCCGGCATGAGCGGGACCACATTACTGAGCCACGCCGGTGGCTGACCTCAGTCAGGAATGTGTCCATCAGCTAAAACGCGGGATGATCTGCTTGGCAAACAACTCAATCTGCCCGATCAGCTCGTCGGCTGGCGCGATCGGAAACAGCACGTACTTGGTGCAGCCGGCCGCCACGTACGCCCGGACCTTCTCGACACAATCCTCGGGCGTCCCGATCGCACAGCGCGCCGCCATCGCTTCGGGTGGAAACTGAAAGTTGGCGTACACCAGCTGCGCAACGGCGCCTGCACGCTCGCGGTTATGACTGGCGTAGGTCAGCACCAGTACGCCTGCTTCGCCTGGATCGATGCTCCGACCCCGCTGCGCCCCGTAGGCAACAAGACGTTCCATCCCGGCTTTGAACTCCTCGGGTGTCACGAACGATGGGAACCACCCGTCGCCGTACCGGGCAACGCGGCGTAACGCCACGTCAGTGCGTCCGCCGATCCAGATGTCAAGCTTGCCCTTCGCCGGCCGCGGCTCGATGGTTACGTCATCGAAGTGGTAGCAATTTGCCGTGGTGCGAGACCTGTGGGCCGGCCCACAGCTTGCGCAGCACCGCCACGCCCTCTTCCATGCGACCGGCGCGCTCTCCGGAAGGAACACCGCAAGCCAAGCAGTCGCGCGGATCGTTGCCCAGGCCGACGGCCATGATCACGCGTCCGCAGCCGCCGGTAAGATAATCGAGCGTCGCGTAAGTGCGCGCCACCTGTACCGGGTCGCGCGCCGGCAGCGTGACCACGCTCGTCGCCAAAGGCGAGTCCAGCCGCTGCGGAGCCGACCCCAACGGCGATCACATCATCGATAGCGCCGACTTCAACGCCACGCTCACTGCGCTCTTCGAGTCGCCGTGAAGCGCGCCGGTGACAACGACGGCGCTTTTGAGCTGCATCAAGGAGCGGGATCAATGTCCTTTGCGGAGCCTCGGCAGCACCTTTGCGGCGAATAGCTCCAGGCTTGCCCAACCCAAGTCAGGCGCCATGCCGGCCAACAGCGGATGGAGCAGTATACTTCCCGTCTGCCGTGCAAGCGCCACACACTCGTCGGGCGTGACAACACGGTACGAGCCGCTCCTGCGGAGCTCCTCCGCAGTGGTCGGGGCGGCGCGCCCTGCCAACACGGGATCTCCCCACGACGCGTATGCCTGGGCCTCGTGCAACGCGTAGGGCGCAATGCGGGCCCAGTCGCGTTCCAGGTCTTCGCTCACGTGCACACCCGCGATGCTATTTGAAATCGCGACAAATCCGCCGTCGAACCCGAGCCGGGCGCACTCCGCGTAGTAGGACTCCGGCAGGCGCGGGTCCGACGAAGACGATGGCTGAAAACCGGTCCGTAGCCGTGCGGCCCGACGCGCCGCGACTTCCGTGACGCCACCAACCATCAGCGTCGGTTGTATCCGCGGCTTCGGGGTCACCCGGATCGTGCGGCCTCGCCATTCAAACGGCTCGCCGGTCCAGGCCTTGCGCATGACACCGACGTACTCCTCGACCAACCGCCATCGCTGTGCGCGGTCAATGCCGGCCATTTCGAACTCTTCGCGCCGGTAGCCGGGCACGACGATCAAGCTGACGCGGCTGCCGCTGACCAGATCGAGCACCGCGAACTGCTCGGCCAGACGAATTGGGTCGTGCAGAGGGAGAATGACGGCCGCAACGGTGATGCCGATCCGCTTGGTGCGCCCGGCAATGGCGGCGGCGAGTGTCAATGGCGCCGGCAGGTAGCCGTCGTCGGTCCCATGGTGCTCGGCAAGCGTCACGCCATCGAGACCCTGCTCATCCGCCCACCCACACTGCTCCAAGCATGCGGCGTACAACTCTGCGCGCGTCGCCGCTGCAAACGCAGGCGCACGCAGGTCGTAGCGAAGAGTGACTGTTGCGGCGACGGTCACCCCTAGAAGCCTTTGAACGCGGGCTTGCGCTTCTCGAGTAAGGCTTCCGTGCCCTCGCGGGCATCCTGGGTACAGGCAGACATGGTAGCCGCACCCGCCTCGTACTCCAGGGTAGGACGGGGCTCATTTGGCATGGTCGTTTACACCTCCCGGTGGGTCACCGATTACCATGGATGGTCACTCCCAATCAATGTGTTGAGCCCCGTTAAAGTCCGGTTATAGTCGGCGGCGGCACAAGACGCGGAAACGACTAGAACAGGAAACGCCCACCGTCATGGACTCCCAGCAATTTCCCCACTGTCATGAACTCGGTAAGGGGGTCTCTATGACTCTCCGGGTTCGGTCCCCCTTTTTTTAGGTGTAGCCTTTTCTGTGTTGGGACGCCCATGCAGTCGTCTTTTCTGTCCGGCAACGGTTCCCGCCGACCGGGCAAAACGGCGACATTTGGTGGCATTGGCCGGGGCAAAGCGGTCCCGTTTAGGGTACCAGCCATATTCGTGTTGCCAGCCACGCTAAGGCGTCCAGTTTGCTGGACGTTTAACCCGGAATTTCGCAC
This sequence is a window from Candidatus Binatia bacterium. Protein-coding genes within it:
- a CDS encoding LLM class flavin-dependent oxidoreductase codes for the protein MFLPESAPVAWKRAWRCCASCGPAHRSRTTANCYHFDDVTIEPRPAKGKLDIWIGGRTDVALRRVARYGDGWFPSFVTPEEFKAGMERLVAYGAQRGRSIDPGEAGVLVLTYASHNRERAGAVAQLVYANFQFPPEAMAARCAIGTPEDCVEKVRAYVAAGCTKYVLFPIAPADELIGQIELFAKQIIPRFS
- a CDS encoding LLM class flavin-dependent oxidoreductase; this translates as MVTLPARDPVQVARTYATLDYLTGGCGRVIMAVGLGNDPRDCLACGVPSGERAGRMEEGVAVLRKLWAGPQVSHHGKLLPLR
- a CDS encoding LLM class flavin-dependent oxidoreductase yields the protein MTVAATVTLRYDLRAPAFAAATRAELYAACLEQCGWADEQGLDGVTLAEHHGTDDGYLPAPLTLAAAIAGRTKRIGITVAAVILPLHDPIRLAEQFAVLDLVSGSRVSLIVVPGYRREEFEMAGIDRAQRWRLVEEYVGVMRKAWTGEPFEWRGRTIRVTPKPRIQPTLMVGGVTEVAARRAARLRTGFQPSSSSDPRLPESYYAECARLGFDGGFVAISNSIAGVHVSEDLERDWARIAPYALHEAQAYASWGDPVLAGRAAPTTAEELRRSGSYRVVTPDECVALARQTGSILLHPLLAGMAPDLGWASLELFAAKVLPRLRKGH